From Astyanax mexicanus isolate ESR-SI-001 chromosome 11, AstMex3_surface, whole genome shotgun sequence, the proteins below share one genomic window:
- the si:ch211-184m13.4 gene encoding G-protein coupled receptor 183 has product METQAPLNVSSFFSKENVSDHSCNVFMFKDAAQVLFPIFYITLLVISVSGNSLVLYITCQRKQKFNSTSLYLINLAISDTLFTLALPGRITYYIRGFDWPFGDLLCRLTAVIFFANTYAGIAFMTCISVDRYLAMVHPHRCLTLRKIKTVRGVCALVWAIIVLETSPLLFRNMMKDWENQRTCMEYSSLDASPKMPYMLLFACAIGFCVPLGVIMGCYSKINSKLSRMAKENPMTGRSGKSQRAKNVILLILLSFVVCFGPYHFNIIQFMVRRLLREPSCEEKKAFKMSLQVTVSMMNLNCCLDPVIYFFAIKTYKQRVMSLFKGYIPSLSSKSMPENSSSNT; this is encoded by the coding sequence ATGGAAACTCAAGCTCCTCTGaatgtttcttcatttttttcaaaagaaaatgTCTCAGATCATTCCTGCAATGTGTTCATGTTCAAGGACGCGGCTCAGGTTCTCTTTCCCATCTTTTACATCACTCTACTTGTGATCAGTGTCTCAGGCAACAGCCTGGTCCTGTACATCACCTGCCAGAGGAAGCAGAAGTTCAACTCCACGTCTTTGTACCTGATCAACCTGGCCATCTCAGACACGCTCTTCACCCTGGCTCTGCCTGGCAGGATCACCTACTACATCCGTGGATTCGACTGGCCCTTTGGAGACCTTCTCTGCAGACTGACTGCCGTCATCTTCTTCGCCAACACCTACGCCGGCATCGCTTTCATGACCTGCATCAGCGTCGACCGCTACTTGGCAATGGTGCACCCACACAGGTGCCTGACGCTGAGAAAAATCAAAACTGTGCGTGGTGTCTGCGCTCTGGTCTGGGCCATCATCGTTTTGGAGACGTCTCCTCTGCTTTTCAGGAACATGATGAAGGACTGGGAAAATCAGCGCACGTGCATGGAGTACTCCAGTCTGGACGCGTCTCCAAAGATGCCCTACATGCTTCTGTTCGCCTGCGCCATTGGGTTCTGCGTTCCCCTGGGAGTCATCATGGGCTGCTACAGCAAGATCAACTCCAAGCTTTCGAGAATGGCCAAGGAAAACCCAATGACCGGCAGGTCGGGAAAGAGTCAGCGAGCCAAGAACGTGATCCTGCTGATCCTGCTGAGCTTCGTCGTGTGCTTCGGACCCTACCATTTCAACATCATACAGTTCATGGTGCGCAGGCTTCTTCGAGAACCTTCCTGCGAGGAGAAGAAGGCCTTCAAAATGTCCCTGCAGGTCACAGTGTCAATGATGAACCTCAACTGCTGCCTGGATCCGGTTATCTACTTCTTCGCCATTAAGACGTACAAGCAGAGGGTGATGAGCCTCTTTAAGGGCTACATTCCATCGCTTTCCTCCAAAAGCATGCCggaaaacagcagcagcaacacctGA